The following coding sequences are from one Bradyrhizobium sp. 200 window:
- a CDS encoding DUF4118 domain-containing protein has translation MTDVESKLRQDMTAASDAAPLFGPATSELMRYLASIAMTAAATVVAVGVDTRVSIPNLSLVFVIPVIVAGLSLGLGPSLCSAILGALAFNFFLTEPRYSLAVDDASNIWAIGLLLVVGLIVSGVAFTSRQRATEAALLRRQTTVLQGYSRDVVAADNTKAIVSTTLQALAALFQVPAVVMLVRDGTVVSLERTGDMEPQDAELEAARSSLATGTVARGGVYPNLASRFDFWPVESPEGQNAVIGLAFDPDERPAAPDTLVNIVVRVLALVLDRQHERAGRDVRPAS, from the coding sequence GTGACCGATGTTGAATCGAAGCTTCGGCAGGACATGACAGCGGCGTCCGATGCCGCTCCCCTTTTTGGCCCGGCAACATCGGAGCTGATGCGTTACCTCGCGTCAATTGCAATGACCGCCGCCGCGACGGTCGTGGCCGTCGGTGTCGACACCAGGGTGAGCATCCCCAACCTGTCCCTGGTGTTTGTCATTCCGGTGATCGTCGCGGGCCTTAGCCTCGGCCTGGGTCCGTCACTCTGTTCGGCGATACTTGGGGCGCTGGCCTTCAATTTTTTCCTGACCGAGCCTCGCTACTCGCTGGCCGTCGACGACGCGTCGAACATCTGGGCGATTGGACTGCTGCTTGTGGTCGGTCTCATCGTGAGTGGTGTTGCCTTCACTTCCCGCCAGAGGGCGACCGAGGCGGCACTGCTGAGAAGGCAGACGACTGTGCTGCAAGGCTACAGCCGTGACGTCGTCGCAGCCGATAATACGAAGGCGATCGTCTCAACTACCTTGCAAGCTCTTGCAGCGCTCTTCCAGGTTCCTGCCGTCGTGATGCTCGTCAGGGACGGCACGGTGGTTTCCCTCGAGCGAACCGGCGACATGGAACCCCAGGACGCCGAACTGGAGGCGGCGCGTTCGTCCCTGGCGACCGGAACCGTCGCGCGCGGCGGCGTTTACCCGAACCTCGCCTCACGCTTTGACTTTTGGCCGGTGGAGTCGCCAGAAGGCCAGAATGCCGTCATTGGATTGGCCTTCGACCCGGACGAACGTCCGGCGGCGCCAGATACGCTGGTCAACATCGTTGTGCGTGTCCTGGCCCTGGTGCTTGACCGTCAACACGAACGGGCTGGACGCGATGTCCGGCCCGCAAGTTGA
- a CDS encoding fatty acid desaturase: MPSSNGQTPAGGDDVLNARRWQRILNNYSSPNRLRSIAELAITALPLVMLWTAAWFAFSLGHAWASLVIAIPAAGFLVRLFMIQHDCGHGTFFAGRLANDWVGRVIGVLTLTPYDCWRRSHAIHHATTGNLDRRGIGDLDTLTVREYRALPWWGRLKYRLYRHPLIMFGVGPAYLFLLQQRLPVGLMRNGWQPWVSTMATNLAIAVIVATLTWFIGIKAFLLVHLPITLLAGTAGVWLFYVQHQFEHTAWDRDESWNLHQAALHGSSHYELPALLRWFTANIGIHHVHHLSSRIPYYRLPRVLRDHPELRNVGRITLLQSFGCVRLVLWDEAQRRLVSFREIRA, from the coding sequence GTGCCGTCGTCTAACGGGCAAACGCCCGCCGGCGGTGATGACGTCCTCAACGCCCGGCGCTGGCAGCGCATCCTGAACAACTACAGCTCCCCAAATCGGCTGCGCAGCATTGCCGAGTTGGCGATCACGGCCCTGCCGCTCGTCATGTTGTGGACCGCGGCCTGGTTCGCGTTCTCCCTTGGCCATGCCTGGGCTTCACTAGTCATCGCGATTCCGGCTGCCGGCTTTCTCGTACGCCTGTTCATGATCCAGCACGACTGCGGCCATGGCACCTTTTTCGCTGGCCGTCTGGCGAATGACTGGGTCGGCCGCGTCATCGGCGTGCTCACGCTCACGCCCTATGACTGCTGGCGCCGCTCGCATGCCATTCATCATGCCACCACCGGCAACCTCGATCGCCGCGGTATCGGCGATCTCGATACGCTGACCGTGCGCGAATACCGGGCTCTTCCCTGGTGGGGTCGTCTGAAATACCGTCTTTACCGCCACCCGCTGATCATGTTCGGGGTCGGACCGGCCTATCTGTTTCTCTTGCAACAGCGGCTCCCGGTCGGCCTCATGCGCAATGGCTGGCAGCCCTGGGTCAGCACAATGGCAACCAATCTCGCGATTGCCGTCATCGTCGCTACGCTCACATGGTTCATCGGCATCAAGGCGTTCCTGCTCGTGCACCTTCCGATTACGCTGCTCGCCGGCACGGCCGGCGTATGGCTGTTCTACGTGCAGCATCAATTCGAGCACACGGCGTGGGACCGCGACGAGAGCTGGAACCTGCATCAAGCTGCCTTGCACGGCAGCTCGCATTACGAACTGCCGGCGCTGCTGCGCTGGTTCACGGCCAATATCGGCATTCACCACGTGCATCACCTCAGCAGCCGCATTCCCTATTACCGGCTGCCGCGCGTGCTTCGCGACCACCCTGAACTGCGCAACGTCGGTCGCATCACGCTCCTGCAGAGCTTTGGGTGTGTACGGCTCGTGTTATGGGACGAGGCGCAGCGCCGCCTGGTGTCGTTCCGGGAAATCCGAGCGTAG